The DNA sequence CCTCGACACCCTCGGCGTCGGCGGCCCTCTTGGTCGTCTTCTTCGCGGGAGCCTTCTTCGCGGGAGCCTTCTTCGCGGCAGACTTCTTGTCCCCGGCGGGGGCGCTAGCCGCGTCCGCCGTGGCTTTCTTGGCGCGCGCCGTCTTCTTGGCGGGGGTCGTCACCTCCGTGCTTTCCTCAGTCGTCGCGGAGTCCTTTGCCGAAGCGCGAGATGCACTCACACGGGTCCCTTTCATTGATGGGCATGCACAACAGAGCCGATTGCAAATCGGCATACCACCGCCAGTCTAGTGCCTTGCCACGTAGTTTTCCTGGCGGTAGGTGTGAGGATGCCCCACCTTAAGGCCGCACATCAGCGCACTCCTCGGTTAGAGTGGCCACATGACTCTGAGCGACAGTTTCGCAACGCTGCGTGCCCACATCGATGAGGCAACGACTGCTAGCCTCACCCATCTCCTCTCTCGCGTCGGCGCTTCCGGCAGATCCGAGGAGTTTTCCCGCGCCGTTGTGACGTCGGTGTCAGGAGGCAAGCGGTTCCGCGCACTCATGGCGCACGTCGGCTACGCGATTAGCTCCGACACAGCACTCGAAACGGTCTCGCTGCCCCATCTCAGCGCGGCTCTCGAGCTCTACCAGGCCAGCGCCCTCGTCCACGACGACATCATTGACAAGGCGGATGAGCGCCGCGGCATGCCGACGCCGCACCGGACGCTGGCAGACCATCACGCGTCATCGTCATGGATCGGATCCTCGACGGACTTCGGTCGTCACGCCGCCATCCTCGTCGGCGACTTCCTGTTCTCCGCAGCGACCTCGGCGGCAGACGAGCAGGCGCTCACGCTACGCGAGGATTGCGCACGCGCCTTCGCCAGGCGCTTCGCGCACATGCACGCGGAGGTGGCGCTCGGCCAGTACCTGGACATCACAGCCGAGCAGACTCCGCTGGACCCTCAGCGCACGGACGCACTGAGCACGAACGACTCGCTGGAGGTCGCGCTTCACAAGTCCGCACACTACTCGGTCGTCCACCCGGCAATCCTCGGCGCGATCTGTGGAGCCAAGTCGTTTGATTGTGTCACCGAGCTGGTGGACGTCCTCGAAACGATCCTCACCCCGTGGGGCTTGGCATTCCAGTTGCGCGACGATGAGCTGGGCGTGTTCGGAGACCCGGCAGTCACCGGTAAGCCCGCGGGGGACGACCTGCGGGAAGGAAAACGCACCGCTCTCCTGGCGCTCACGTGGGAGGCCTCCTCCCCCGCCGAGCGACGCGCCCTCACCGACGTACTCGGGGTAGCCCGGGCCTCGGCGGAGCAGATCGCGACCGCTACCCAGATCGTCGAGCGCAACGGGCGCGCCGCGCACGAGGCGGAGATTGCGCGCCTCGTGGCCGACGGGCACGCCGCACTCGAGACCTCCAGCCTCAACGAGGACTCCCGTACCCTGCTTCGCGAGCTCTGTTCGATCCTCACCACCCGGCGCTCCTGAATATCCGCCGAGGGGGCGGAAACTCAGAAGGCCAGCGTCGAGGCGATCCGATTGACGCGATGGTGGCGGCCCGAGATGAGCGCGTCAATGGGGCGCTCACCCAGTTCGTCCTGCATGGTGTACAGCCACGCAAGCGACTCCTGCGCGGTGAAGCCGTCGTCAGCCAGGAGCGTCAATGTGCCCTGGAGGAACGGAAGGGGTTCCCACCCGTTCGTGCCCTTGACGAGCACCTCCTGAGGGACGCCGCGCACACCGCTCGCTCCGCGTGCCTCAATGAGGACACGGTCACGGATCAACTGCTTGAGGCGACGCTCCTCGATGCCGAGCAGTCGGCAGACCTCGTCGATGGGCAACACGGTGATATCAGCACTGGTCATGAGCGCAAGATTACCCCATTCGCGCGCCGCACCGACACCCTCACTTCCCGTATTTTCGCGAAAACTCTCATAGAATCGACCAGGTGAGCGACGAACAGACATTCGACCAGACCGACCCGTTGATCGGGCTCCTGGTCGACGAACGATACCGAGTCACCCGTCGGTTAGCGCGCGGTGGCATGGCGACCGTGTACATCGCCCAGGACGAGCGCCTGGAGCGCCCCGTCGCCCTCAAGGTCATGCATCCACACCTGGCGGACTCCCAAGATTTTGTCGCGCGTTTCCGCCGCGAAGCACGCGCCGCCGCTCGCATCGTTCACCCGGGTGTCGTGTCCGTTTTCGATCAGGGCGTGATCACCGGGCAGGGCTTCCTCGTAATGGAGCTGATTGACGGAACTAATCTGCGCCAGCTGCTGCGCGCGCAGGGAGCGTTCACGATCCCCCAGGCACTGCGATACACGACTGACACCCTTGAGGCGCTTCGCGCCGCTCACCGCGTCGGCGTCATACACCGCGACATTAAGCCGGAGAACATTCTCGTTCCCACAGATGGCCCTGCGAAGGTGACCGACTTCGGCCTGGCACGAGCGGCCTCTGAGGTGTCGATGTCGTCGACGGGCAACATGCTTGGTACGGTCGCGTACATCGCACCCGAGATCGCAACGACCGCCGAGGCCGACGCTCGTTCAGACATTTACTCCGTGGGTATCATGCTCTACGAGATGCTGACCGGTGCCGTACCCTGGGCCGGCGAGTCTCCCCTGCAGATCGCGACGCACCACGTCTCCGACGACGTTCCCAGCCCATCCATCACCCAGCCGTGGATACCCCGCGAGATCGACGACCTCGTCGCCGCTCTGACGGCCCGCGATCGCGCCTCACGGCCCGTCGACGCATCGGATGCAATTGACCTGGTTACGCGCGCAGCTGCGTCAATCCCCTCGGAGCTCTCTAGCCAACGCGCAGACGTTGCGCCTGCCGATCGCGGCGGTGCCTCACAGACCAGCGCGCTCAACACCGAGGTCATCTCCGCTCAGTTCACGAGGCCGCTGCCACGCCCCACTCCTTCCACCGTTGCCACGGTCCACACCTCGGCACCAGTTCCCGAGGTGCACGACAAGGGCACAACCAAGCCCTACGGGCACGCCGCCCTGTGGGTGAGCCTCGTCATCCTGCTGCTCGCGGCGGCGGGTATCGGGGGCAGCTGGTGGTGGACCGAGTACGGACCGGGCTCCTACGTGACCATGCCCGCGACCGACGGTCGACCACTCGCTGAAGTCCGGGCCGAGCTGAACTCGATGGGCCTTGCTTCCACCGTTGAGGAAGAGTTTTCCGACGACGTCGCCTCCGGATCGATCACCCGTTCCGATCCCCGGGGCGGCGAACCCGTCCACAAACGTGCTGAGGTACAGCTCTACGTATCCAAGGGTGTGGACATGAAAGTCGTGCCCGACGTGACCGCTAAGACTCAGGATGACGCGAAGAAGGCGCTCACCGAGGCGGGTTTGGCCCTCGGCGCGATCACAGACGCCTACTCCGAGGATGTGCCGCGCGGACAGGTCATCTCCCAGTCCGTGGCATCCGGAACGTCGATACCGCATGACACGGCTGTCGACGTCGTGTTGTCCAAGGGCCGCGAGCCCCTCAGCGTCCCATCGTTGAGCAGCATGACCGCCGACGCCGCGAAGAGCGCCATCGAATCGCTCGGCCTCGTCGCAACCCCAACCGAAGCGTTCTCCGACACGGTCGCGGAGGGCCAGGTCATCTCCCAGCAGACCAGCGAGGGTACGATCCTGCACCGCGGTGACGCCGTCGCCTACACGGTCTCCAAGGGCCCCGAGAAGGTCGCGGTGCCCGACGTCGTGGGGCGCCAGCGCCAGGAGGCACGCACAATCCTTGAGAACGCGGGCTTCTCCGTTTCGGAAGAAGCGATTCTCGGCGGATTCTTCGGCACCGTCCGCCAGAGTGATCCCGCCGCCGGCACAATGCTCAAGAAGGGCAGCGTCGTCACGATCACGGTTGTCTGACGCGCAGCCCACCCGCCGCACTCGCGCGCACCTACAACACCGCGGCCTCGTCCATGAGGGACGAGGCCACGGTTCTTGGCGCTTAGTGTTTCACTCTTCGGAGGAGGAAACCTTCGCGAGGTACTGGGCGACCTGGAAGGCCATCTCTAGGCTCTGCTGGTGGTTAAGGCGCGGATCCACGAGAGTCTCGTAACGGTCGTGCAAGGACTCGTCATCGATATGCTCGCTGCCGCCGATCACCTCGGTGACGTCATCTCCGGTGAGCTCGACGTGTAATCCACCCGGGACCGTGCCCGCGGACTCGTGAGCCTCGAAGAAGCCACGAACCTCGTCCATCACCGTCTCGAAGCGCCGCGTCTTGTAGCCGGTCGAGGACGTGATCGTGTTGCCGTGCATCGGGTCGGTCATCCACGTCACCGGGCGCCCGTCCTCCCGAGCGGCTTCCAGCAGCGGCACAAGCACCTCACGGATACGGTCGGCACCCATGCGCGTTATGAAGGACAGTCGTCCTTCCTCGCCGTCGGGGTTGAGGCGGTCGATGAGTGAGAGCATCTGGTCGCGCGTGGTCGATGGACCGAGCTTGACCCCAATCGGATTACGAACGCGCGACAGCAGCTCAATGTGAGCGCCCTCCTCCTCGCGCGTCCTCTCCCCTGCCCACAGGAAGTGGGCAGACGTGTTGTAAGGCTCGCCCGTACGCGAATCGATGCGGGTCATGGCCGACTCGTACTCAAGAAGCAACGCCTCGTGCGACGAGAATAGATCCACGTCGCGCAGCGTCTCAAAGTCGACGCCCGCAGCGCCCATGAACTTGATCGCCCGGTGGATGTCCTCCGCCAGCGACTCGTAGCGCGCGTACGCAGGGTTCGACATGAAGCCCTGATTCCAACGGTGTACCTGACGAAGGTCCGCGTAGCCGCCCTTCGTAAAGGCGCGTATCAGGTTCAGCGTCGAGGCCGCGTGGTTGTACAGCGACAGGAGGCGCTGCGGATCGGGTTCGCGCGCCTCGGGCGTGAACTCAAAGGAATTGACGGCGTCGCCGCGGTAGCTCGGCAGCGTGACACCGTCGCGCGTCTCCATGTCGGACGAGCGGGGTTTGGCGTACTGGCCCGCGATACGTCCGACCTTAACGACCGGCAGCGAGGCACCGTAGGTGAGCACGACCGCCATCTGGAGCAGGGTCTGAATTTTTAGGCGCACGTGATCCGCCGTCGCCTCAGCGAAGGTCTCGGCGCAGTCCCCGCCCATGAGGACGAAGGCCTCGCCGCGGGCGGCCGCGCCCATCCACGTGCGCAGGTCGTCAACCTCCCCCGCGAAGACAAGCGGCGGCTGACGGCGCAGCTGAGCCGTCACCTCAAGGAGGTGCTCATCATTCGCATAGGTAGGCTGCTGGGCAGCGTCCAGGCCGCGCCACGTGTCCCAGGGAGCTAGCTCCCCGGACTCGGGCGACCACAGACGCTCGGGGACGCGGCGGGAGCGAGGCTTGCGCACAGGCTCGCCGCCGCGTCCGGGAGTGATCGAAGGAATCACGCGAAGCGACTCACTCGCCGGCAGGCTCGACACTCTGGCCGATCTCGGCCATCATCTCGAGGAACCAGGGGGCGGAGATGTCGAAGGGCTTGCCGCCCGCGATGCGCGGGAACGGGATGGCCTTGAGGCGGTCGCCGTCTTCCTCGTCGTGGCCGATAACGCCGGACTCACCCTTGAAGGCGCACTCGACGGCGAGGTCGGTCATCGACTTGATCAGGCGCAGGTCGTCGGCATTGGCGCGAGAGGAACGCGAGAAGTAGCCGGACTTTTGGACCATGACCTTTTCGGCGTCGATCTTCTCGGCGAACTGCTTGGCGAACCACTGGCCGGGGTTGATCGTGTCGAGCTTGACGTGGCCGAAGGGGTCCCGCTGGACCTCGCCACCGGCAGCCTCGATCTCCGCGATGATCTCGGGGACGCCAGCGCCTTCGGACAGGAAGATGTTGACGTTACCCTGCTCGTCCATGATGGCCTTGAGACGCGCTGCCTCCGCGTCCAGGTCGATCTTCATCTCGGGCAGGAAGATGGCGTGGATATCCCAACGCTCCTGCGACAGGCCGATGGAGGGCACCCACTCCTGGGTCTTCAGCCAGTCGTGGTAGCACTTCGAACCGGCGGCGGTCAGCCAACCGCAGTGGCGGCCCATGATCTCGTGGATGATGAGCATGCGGGGGTTGGAGCGGTGCTCACCGATGACGTTCTGGGAGTACTCGGAGACCTCTTCAGCCGCGGTCCAGGCACCCAGGGACTGACGGATCGGCACAACGTCGTTGTCGATCGTCTTGGGCAGGCCCACGACGGTGAGGTGGTAGTCGTGCTCCTCCAGGTAGGCGGCCAGGTCGGCCGCCGTCGTGTTGGTGTCGTCGCCACCGATGGTGTGCAGAACGTCCACACCGTCGGCGCGCAGCTGCTCGGCGGCCTTTTGCAGCGGATCCTCATCCTCGGAGACGAGGCCACGCTCGACAAGGTTCTTCTTGTTCGTCAGCTTGACGCGGGAGTTGCCGATCGGGGAGCCGCCGAAGCGGTGCAGGACGGCAGCGTGCTTGCGCGCTTCCTCGTCCACCAGCACGTAGTTGCCGGTGAGCAGGCCGTGGTAGCCGTTCTGGTAAGCGATGATCTCAACGGTGGGATCAATTTCGTTGTAGCGCTCAATAAGTCCGCCGACGGCGGAGGACAGGCACGGGGCGAAGCCACCTGCGGTCAGCAGGGCAACACGACGGACCGACATGAATGTCACCTTTCTCAGGTTGGTTAGGTAAGCGCCCGCGCCCGCAGACTATGGCGTCCCGGCTGCCCGATGGGGCTGCCTGACCTTCAAAGCCGCGCGCAGGCGCAGAGCACGTTCATTCTACCCGTCCCACATCACGTTTCGCCAAGGACGCCCGTCCCACGAAACGCTTGTGCGTGCCGCCGACCGATGAGGTCGGTCGGCCTCGATTATTCCTTGTCCGACGTCTTCTCCTCGTCTTCGCTCTCCTGCTCGGGAGCGGTGGGAACGGGGACGTCGGGAGCGGTACGTCCGCCAGGTGCGGGGCGACCATTGGAGGGGACGGGCCCCTCGAAAGCACCCTCGGCGGCAAGCTGCGCCTTGACGTCGGCGGCGTACAGGTCCACGTACTCCTGGCCGGACAGGAGCATCAGGTTGTACATGATCTCGTCGGTGATAGCGCGCAGCACGTAGCGATCCTTGTCGAGGCCGCGGTAGCGCGAGAAGTCCAGGGGCTCGCCGATGACCATGCCGATGTTCGTGCGCGACGGAATCTTCTGGCCGATCGGCTGCGCGGCGTGGGTTCCGATCATTGCCACAGGGATGACGGGTGCGCCGGACAGAAGCGCGAGGCGCGCAACGCCGGTCTTTCCACGGTAGAGGCGACCATCGGGGCTTCGGGTGCCCTCGGGGTAGATACCGAAGAGCTCGCCCTCACGCAGGCGCTTGAGACCGGCATTGAGAGCGGCCTCGGAGGCGCGACCGCCGGTGCGGTCCACGGGGATGGTACCGACAGCGCGCATGAACTCCTTCGTCATCCATCCCTTGAGACCGGTGCCTGTGAAGTAGTCGGCCTTGCCCATGAAGACTACTTCGCGATCGAGCATCATCGGCAGGAACACGGAGTCCCACACAGCGTTGTGGTTGGATGCGAGGATGGCGGGTCCCTCGGCGGGGATGTTCTCCTTGCCGCGGATCCACGGGTGATAGGCCGCCTTAAGAACGGGGCTTCCTGTCGCCTTGAGAGCCTGATAGAACGCCACTGTCACTCCTCGAGTCTCGACGGGCGCGCGAGCGCGCGAACGAATTAGTATCAACTCTATGACGAAACGAACTCCCGTGCGCAATTGTGGGAAAACCATAGCGCCCGGCGAGTCGGCCCGTCCCTTCGCGCGATCGGTGGTCTCGGATGCCCTAACGAGGGCGTCATCCGTCGAGCTCGCCCCGAGCCTCGAGGCCGTGGGAACCCCGGCGTCAAGCGGGCACTGGGTCGTCGTCGATCTCGAGACCACCGGCCTAGGAGCGGGCGCTGAAATCACGGAGATCGGCGCGGTGCGCCTACGCGACGGAGCGGTCGCGGACGAGTTTTCCTCTCTGGTCAAACCCTCGCGCCCCATTCCCCCATTCATCACTTCGCTGACAGGCATCACGCCCGCCATGGTGGCCGACGCCGAAGCGATCGCCACCGTTTTGCAGCGCTTCATGGACTGGTCCGGCCTCGGCACGCAGGGGTCCCCCGTCCTCGTCGCGCACAACACGGCCTTCGACGTTGGATTCCTGCGCCGTGCGGCCCGCGCGAGCTCGCTGCCCTGGCCTAAAGTCCGCGTCGTCGACACGCTTGCTCTCGCGCGGCTGGCCCTGCCCCGCCCACTCGTGCGCAACCATAAGCTCGGGACGGTCGCCTCGTACTTTGGCACGGCCACCGTGCCGGGGCACCGGGCCCTCGGAGACGCCCGCGCGACGGCCGAGATCCTCCTGGGCTTCATCGACCTGCTGTCGGGTGCGGGAGTGACCGATGTCGAGGACCTCATCGCACTCACCGAGCAGGCACCGTCACGACGCCCTTCCACTCCCCCTTTCGTCTCCGCGCTGCCAAGCTCCCCCGGGGTGTATCACTTCGTCGACGCCGCGGGCGACACCCTCTACGTGGGGTCGGCCTCGTCCCTGCGCTCACGCGTGGGAAGCTACTACACGAAGGCCGAGAAACGCCCGAAGGTCCAGCGCATGGTCTCCCTGGCCTCGGGAGTGCGCCACTATCCGACCTCATCAGTCCTCGAGGCGAGGATCCGGGAGCTGCGCGACATCAAGGCTCTCACGCCGCCCTACAACTCCGCCTCGAGGCGGCAGGGTTCTCAGCACTGGGTTGTCGCCGAGGACGGTCTGCCTCGGGTGGTGGCACGGGTGATGCTCACGGAGCTTGCGCGCGCCCTCGGCCCCTTTGGCACTCGTGCGCACGCCCAGCGGGCAGCGGCAGCAATCGAGCGGGTGCTGGCGCAGGTCGAACCCGACCACGCCCATGAGATCCTTGACGAGGCCATGGAAGCCTCGACGCTTCGCGTTCCCCACGCGCTCACCAACGTGATGGAGAGGCTGTCCGCCCAAGGCCTCTTCGAGCCTGCGGCTGCCGCGCGAGATGACCTGAGCGCCTACATGACCGGAGTCGAGCGTTCGACGATGCGCCCGATCTTGGCCGCTCCACGCATCGTGTGGGGTACGCGCCGCGACGGCGGCGAACCTGGCTGGATCCTGCACGTCGCCTCCCACGGCCGCCACATCAACTCCGTCGTCGTGCCCCCGCGCTCCGATCCCTCTCCCTGGATCGACGTTCTTTCCTCCACGCGCCCACTTGAGACGGACGGGATGGCCGCGCAGGCGGCTTCGTGGGCCGAAACCGCTCTCCTGTGCGCGGAGCTATGCCGCGAGGGGACGCGCCTGGTCGAATGGAACGGGCCGCTTCCCTGGTCTCAGCCCACCAACAGCCCACTAAGCGACGGACGGCTGCGCGACCTCCTGGCCCACGCAACCGCCCATCGGCTTTTCGACCCGCGTTCGTGACGCAGGCTCGCTCCCTATGCGTTCGAAGCAGCCACCCAACGTTCGATGAGTCGGGCTCCGTCCCCGTCGGCCAGCGCGCCGAGGGCGCGTTCGACGGCACCGCGCATACGCTGCTCGAAATCCTCCTCCGTCACAGGAGTCTCCAGGCCTTCCCAGGCCAGGATACCCGCGCCGACATTGAGCGCAACGGCGTCACGAACCGCGTCTGCTCCACCGCCCGAGAGAACGTCGCGCGCCACGGCAGCGTTATCCGCGGCCTCTCCACCGGCGAGGTCCGCGATCGTCGAGGAGGCCATGCCCAAGGACTCGCGCGCGTCGAACTGAGTGGGCGTGACGGCTCCGCCCGTAACGATCCACACCTGGTTCACGTCGGTCGTCGTCAGCTCGTCAAGGCCGCAGTGGGCACCGCGGAAGACGAGTGCGCTCAGGCCACGCGAGGCGTAGACGCCCGCCATGAGACGCGCGTTTTCCTCGCGCGAGGCACCGATCGCGCATGCCTGGACGCGCGCCGGATTCGTCAGCGGTCCCAGGACGTTGAACGCCGTGGGGAAACCGAGAGAACGGCGGACGGGAGCGGCGAAACGCATCGAGGGGTGCATCTTATTCGCAAACAGGAAGGCGATTCCAACGTCATCGAAGACGCGACGCAGCGCGTCGGCCTCGAGGTCCAGGTTGACTCCGAGGGCCTCGATGACATCGGCGGAACCCGACTTCGACGTGGAAGCGCGGTTACCGTGCTTAACCAGCGGGATCCCCATGGCGGCGAGCACGATCGCGGACATCGTCGATATGTTGACGGTCTTGTAGCCGTCGCCGCCCGTACCCACGATGTCGAGGGCACGGCTGGGCAGGTCAACGTGTGCCGCGTGATCCTGCATGCCATCGGCCAGACCGTGAATCTCGTCGACCGTGGCACCCTTGATAGCCATCGCCGTCAGGAAGGAAGCCAGGCGCGCCTCGCCGAGCTCGCCGCTCATCACCTGGTCCATCAGCCAGTACGACTGGCCGTAGTCGAGGCTCTCCCCCGCGGTCAGAGCGCCGATAATAGGTGCCCACTCATGCGCGGCCATCACTCGGCTCCGCGTAGAACGTCGGCGACTGTCTCCTGAAGAATAATCGGATCGATGGGATCGGCCACGATCGCACTCGCTCCGGCCCAAGTCGCCAGCCACTCGTCCTGCGCGCGCGCGGTCAGGAAGACAATCGGGGGAACGTCGTCGCGGGTTTCACGCAGATCCTGGGCGACGGACATGCCACCCTCCTTCTTCGTCTCAGCGTCAAGGATCAGCATCGCGAAATCCTGCTGATCGAAAGCGTCACGGACGCCGAAGCCCGTGGCGGCCTCAACCCATTCAATGCGGGGCGTGTCCTTCGACGCACGCAGCCCGATGCCGTTGATCACGGCGCTTCGCTTGTCCTTGTCGTCGCTGAAAACCAGGATGGTGACGGTTTCTTCGCTCATGGAAGCTCTCCTTGCATATGTCGGCCAAATCGACGCGATGTTCCCATTCTAACGGCTAGCGGGCGGCTCCCACACAGGGAGCCGCCCGCTGATGATCAACGAACTCGGCGCGCGATCACTGGATCGATGATGTACCGACGATGTCAACGACGAAGACGGTTGCCCGATCAGGCGTCGCTTCCTGGCCGGACTGCGCTTCCTCGCCCGGAATCGGTGCCACGATGAGGAGGCGCGAGCCGACGGTCACGCCCGTGAGCTCAGCTTCCTTCACGGGAGCCTGGAGAGGATCCTGCGCCCAGGAGGACTGGGTCTGTCCGTTGGTACCAAAGCCGCCGACGACCTGCTTGTACAGGACTGCCTGATCGTCCGTGAGCGCTTCGCCCGACCCCTTGTAGATCGTGTAGATCTTCTGCTCGGTGGGAGCGGCAACGCTCTCGTCGATCGCCAGGGTCGGCTCGACGCCCGGCTCGCCGGTGACCGAGATGCCGCCGGGCAGCTCCTCGCCGGTGGCCACGCCGCTGCTGAGGACCGCGTCATCCGCGAGCTTCTGAGTCGCAACGCCCACGATGTCTACGACGAAGACGAGGGTCGAGTTCGCGGGAATGTTGCCACGAGCCTGGCCGCCGTAGCCGAGCGAGGCCGGGATCACCAGCTCGACGCGGTCACCCACGTGGGTGTGTGCGAGCCCGTAGGTCCAGCCCTTAACGACCTGGTTGAGGGAGAACTCAATGGCGTCGCCACGCTCGAAGGACGAATCGAAGACCGTGCCGTCCCACAGGGTACCCACGTAGTTCGCCTTGATCGTCGCGCCCGGACACACGAGCGCGCCGTCGCCTTGCTTGAGGGTCTTGACGAGCACCTTCGACGTCGGCTCGGAGCCGCTACCCGCGGCGATCACGGGAGTCTCCTCGCCCGAGATGGACGGGAAGTTCCCATTCCCGCTGCGGTCGACGTTCGCGTTCTGTTCGGCGGAGTCGTCCACCGAGCACGCGGAGTAGTCGATCTGGGAGGAGGAAGACGACGAGGAGGCGTCGGTGCATGCCGCAAGTCCGAAGGCGAGGGCGGCGGCACCGGCAAGAGCGCCGAAGCGGCGCAGGGAGGACATCATGAGATGGTGTTTCTTTCGGCTCAGTGGAAGGATTCGCCGCAGGCGCAGGTGTTCTGGGCGTTCGGGTTATCGATCGTGAAGCCCTGACGCTCGATCGAATCGGCGAAGTCAATCGTGGCACCGCTCAGGTAGGGAACACTCATGCGATCGACGACGACCTCGACGCCATCGAAGGAACGAATCGCGTCGCCATCGAGCGCGCGATCGTCGAAGTACAGCTGGTAGATGAGGCCGGAGCAGCCACCGGGCTGAACGGCGATGCGCAGGCGCAGGTCGTCGCGACCCTCCTGCTCGAGGAGGCTCTTGACCTTCGCGGCTGCGACATCGGTCAGAATGACCTCGTGGGTGGGAGCCTGAGTTGCGGACTCGGACATGGCGCTCCTTTTCGTGACGAATAGACGTATTCCTTTGACACACTACTCCCCCGCCGCAGCCTCGCGCCACGGCTGAGATGCGCGCTCAGCGTAACCAGGTGCGGGCGATCCGGCATCCTGCGTCTTCAAGCGTGACGGATCCCTCCGTCTCAAAGACGCCGTGGATCCCCCATTCAGCCTTCTCAAAGTGCGACAGGGTGGACCTGTGGGTGACGCCGACGACGGGCAGCGCGTTCGCTCCAGCAGCGCTTGTCACGGCGTCGAGGGTGGACTCAGCGAGGAGCGGGGAGGACAGCTCTGGCTCCGCGACGATAACGAGGTCGGCATCTGCCAGGATGTCTTCCAAGGCGAGCACCTGAGACAGCAGGTCGCCCGTGGGCACGATGCGTCCACCAATGGCAGCAATGACAGCACCGACGCCACCACCGGCACCGGAGCCCCGATGGCGGGCAGGGTGCGCATCCTGACCCGTCAGGAGCTGGCGCCGTCCCAGCGGGCGGTTCGCAAACGCCTGTGTGAGGGCAGCGGTCAGTGCGGTGTCTTGAGTCTCGATAGGCTCAAGATCGGGTGCAACCGCGAGAACGGAATCGAGGCCGAGCAGGGGGCGCGCGGTCGACGCCGCGCATACGAGATCCAGGTCGGTGTCGGCAATCAGGCCCTGAGCACGCGTCAGAGCGTCGCCAAGCAAATCCGTGTTCCTCGGATCAATGCCGGAACAACCCAGGAGCCCTTCGAGAAAGCCCACGCCGCAATCGACAGACGCATTGTGTCCCC is a window from the Schaalia odontolytica genome containing:
- a CDS encoding FKBP-type peptidyl-prolyl cis-trans isomerase translates to MMSSLRRFGALAGAAALAFGLAACTDASSSSSSSQIDYSACSVDDSAEQNANVDRSGNGNFPSISGEETPVIAAGSGSEPTSKVLVKTLKQGDGALVCPGATIKANYVGTLWDGTVFDSSFERGDAIEFSLNQVVKGWTYGLAHTHVGDRVELVIPASLGYGGQARGNIPANSTLVFVVDIVGVATQKLADDAVLSSGVATGEELPGGISVTGEPGVEPTLAIDESVAAPTEQKIYTIYKGSGEALTDDQAVLYKQVVGGFGTNGQTQSSWAQDPLQAPVKEAELTGVTVGSRLLIVAPIPGEEAQSGQEATPDRATVFVVDIVGTSSIQ
- a CDS encoding exonuclease domain-containing protein is translated as MTKRTPVRNCGKTIAPGESARPFARSVVSDALTRASSVELAPSLEAVGTPASSGHWVVVDLETTGLGAGAEITEIGAVRLRDGAVADEFSSLVKPSRPIPPFITSLTGITPAMVADAEAIATVLQRFMDWSGLGTQGSPVLVAHNTAFDVGFLRRAARASSLPWPKVRVVDTLALARLALPRPLVRNHKLGTVASYFGTATVPGHRALGDARATAEILLGFIDLLSGAGVTDVEDLIALTEQAPSRRPSTPPFVSALPSSPGVYHFVDAAGDTLYVGSASSLRSRVGSYYTKAEKRPKVQRMVSLASGVRHYPTSSVLEARIRELRDIKALTPPYNSASRRQGSQHWVVAEDGLPRVVARVMLTELARALGPFGTRAHAQRAAAAIERVLAQVEPDHAHEILDEAMEASTLRVPHALTNVMERLSAQGLFEPAAAARDDLSAYMTGVERSTMRPILAAPRIVWGTRRDGGEPGWILHVASHGRHINSVVVPPRSDPSPWIDVLSSTRPLETDGMAAQAASWAETALLCAELCREGTRLVEWNGPLPWSQPTNSPLSDGRLRDLLAHATAHRLFDPRS
- a CDS encoding response regulator, whose amino-acid sequence is MSEETVTILVFSDDKDKRSAVINGIGLRASKDTPRIEWVEAATGFGVRDAFDQQDFAMLILDAETKKEGGMSVAQDLRETRDDVPPIVFLTARAQDEWLATWAGASAIVADPIDPIILQETVADVLRGAE
- the erpA gene encoding iron-sulfur cluster insertion protein ErpA — translated: MSESATQAPTHEVILTDVAAAKVKSLLEQEGRDDLRLRIAVQPGGCSGLIYQLYFDDRALDGDAIRSFDGVEVVVDRMSVPYLSGATIDFADSIERQGFTIDNPNAQNTCACGESFH
- the trpD gene encoding anthranilate phosphoribosyltransferase gives rise to the protein MAAHEWAPIIGALTAGESLDYGQSYWLMDQVMSGELGEARLASFLTAMAIKGATVDEIHGLADGMQDHAAHVDLPSRALDIVGTGGDGYKTVNISTMSAIVLAAMGIPLVKHGNRASTSKSGSADVIEALGVNLDLEADALRRVFDDVGIAFLFANKMHPSMRFAAPVRRSLGFPTAFNVLGPLTNPARVQACAIGASREENARLMAGVYASRGLSALVFRGAHCGLDELTTTDVNQVWIVTGGAVTPTQFDARESLGMASSTIADLAGGEAADNAAVARDVLSGGGADAVRDAVALNVGAGILAWEGLETPVTEEDFEQRMRGAVERALGALADGDGARLIERWVAASNA
- a CDS encoding glycerate kinase, whose translation is MSRVVVAGRWDGATPDLPTGEALNAIGRGVLGASDSTVVTVPVGTGPTFEEAMAASRSQALFVRVPTEASSSLEAGRRVLDSLRDGGTVVVEGGHNASVDCGVGFLEGLLGCSGIDPRNTDLLGDALTRAQGLIADTDLDLVCAASTARPLLGLDSVLAVAPDLEPIETQDTALTAALTQAFANRPLGRRQLLTGQDAHPARHRGSGAGGGVGAVIAAIGGRIVPTGDLLSQVLALEDILADADLVIVAEPELSSPLLAESTLDAVTSAAGANALPVVGVTHRSTLSHFEKAEWGIHGVFETEGSVTLEDAGCRIARTWLR